In Yarrowia lipolytica chromosome 1F, complete sequence, a genomic segment contains:
- a CDS encoding uncharacterized protein (Compare to YALI0F30459g, similar to Saccharomyces cerevisiae YIL108W; ancestral locus Anc_2.263, similar to uniprot|P40483 Saccharomyces cerevisiae YIL108w unknown function), which translates to MKGLFGRKKNDREYYGSDHASYAGGSQTTPENHGPTPGPPPGPPPASQQQQPMGAPPPPGPPPAQSSGSRSDAPKMLNVRNNDVMHERFVIVHGNAGPKGLDAINCGNVVVTHHLNEFPSQRFPVADNYFKAFVHLAPGPNQLCVTYEYPDNRQPVSTSLTLIYTPLLQDPPLHLCLILGRDSKGEFQSQSYKKQIEGNSLDLAVKKMRMAGYMMSAFTNEIMLRNGFGNRTFRFHEEWDVDTLSNRESKTCRSTIKVHIVRSELSVAEINSPDYAQQNSSGKDTGKLFNIAYDALKRHGLPFTQDEVEHRAACVFVDSEWNIKRQLITGHAALGGGISNVRLAIFGGHALWTWPSCVEEMVPALLDNTMVDVREVANDSRQSGSAWEALNVSQGAFMHEIGHLLGCPHQPDGIMLRGYLTWNRSFLAKEVTLGKGFHRPCLPADECSWHRLDALRFRHHPSFRLPHEHFPAPGKPNLYPVENGTIAKATSGIYLVEVHVEDWCRGHLEFAEDPQREVFLFEHDLRQAIKDPQYRDPKKPMRLEILSVGGQVTIDDFSKALCARDQNNAFQSYELGNKIGDETKAYFGHHNLVGVRLYAGDAVDGVEFLTQGSSVLFGKRGGKMTETIFEPGEHIVGFFVRAGYWLDAIQLITNRRRSALVGKTGGGDPHELIPPTGYRLVGMHGHMVNWLYGIGVVYEAIQ; encoded by the coding sequence ATGAAGGGACTTTTCGGACGAAAGAAAAACGACAGAGAATACTACGGCAGCGACCATGCCAGCTATGCCGGAGGCTCTCAGACTACACCAGAGAACCATGGGCCCACTCCaggacctcctcctgggcctcctcctgcatctcaacagcagcagcctaTGGGTgccccaccaccacccggacctcctcctgctcagAGCTCGGGTAGCCGGTCCGATGCCCCCAAAATGCTCAATGTGCGAAACAACGATGTAATGCATGAACGATTCGTCATTGTCCATGGTAACGCTGGACCCAAGGGACTGGATGCTATCAACTGCGGAAACGTTGTCGTGACCCACCACCTCAATGAGTTTCCCTCTCAGCGGTTCCCCGTCGCCGACAACTACTTCAAGGCGTTTGTGCATCTTGCTCCCGGCCCCAACCAGCTTTGTGTGACCTACGAATACCCCGACAATCGACAGCCAGTGTCTACCTCATTGACACTCATCTACACGCCGCTGCTGCAGGACCCACCTCTTCACCTGTGCCTAATTCTGGGCCGAGACTCCAAGGGTGAattccagagccagagctacaagaagcagatcgAGGGTAACTCTCTTGACCTAGCTGTCAAGAAGATGCGAATGGCTGGATACATGATGAGTGCCTTTACCAACGAAATCATGCTACGAAACGGCTTTGGAAACCGAACTTTCCGGTTCCACGAGGAATGGGACGTTGATACTCTCAGTAACCGAGAGAGCAAGACATGTAGGAGCACCATTAAAGTACACATTGTGCGCAGCGAGCTTTCTGTGGCCGAGATCAACTCCCCAGATTACGCCCAGCAAAACAGCAGCGGCAAGGACACTGGCAAGCTCTTCAATATTGCGTACGACGCTCTTAAGCGACACGGTCTGCCATTCACCCAGGATGAGGTTGAACACCGAGCTGCTTGTGTTTTCGTTGACTCTGAATGGAACATCAAGCGACAACTCATTACCGGACACGCTGCTCTGGGAGGAGGCATTTCCAACGTTCGACTTGCCATTTTCGGAGGCCATGCCCTCTGGACCTGGCCCTCttgtgtggaggagatggttCCTGCTCTTCTTGACAACACTATGGTGGATGTTCGAGAAGTCGCGAACGACTCTCGACAGAGCGGAAGTGCATGGGAGGCACTCAACGTCTCCCAGGGAGCGTTTATGCACGAGATCGGTCACCTGTTGGGCTGCCCCCATCAGCCCGATGGTATCATGCTAAGAGGCTACCTCACTTGGAACCGATCATTCCTGGCAAAGGAGGTCACCCTAGGAAAGGGATTCCATCGACCTTGCCTCCCCGCAGACGAGTGCTCCTGGCATAGACTGGATGCTCTGCGTTTCAGACATCATCCCTCTTTCCGACTGCCTCACGAACACTTCCCTGCCCCTGGCAAGCCCAACCTCTACCCTGTGGAGAATGGTACTATCGCCAAGGCCACTTCAGGCATCTACCTGGTGGAGGTGCATGTTGAGGATTGGTGCCGAGGCCATCTGGAGTTTGCTGAGGACCCTCAGCGAGAGGTTTTCTTGTTTGAACATGATCTGCGAcaggccatcaaggaccCTCAATACCGAgaccccaagaagcccaTGCGGCTGGAGATTCTCAGTGTTGGTGGCCAGGTGACCATTGACGATTTCTCCAAGGCTCTCTGTGCACGTGATCAGAACAACGCCTTCCAGTCTTACGAACTTGGAAACAAGATTGGAGACGAGACAAAGGCATACTTTGGCCATCACAACCTTGTTGGAGTACGTCTTTATGCCGGTGATGCTGTTGACGGTGTGGAGTTCCTCACACAGGGATCCTCTGTGCTTTTCGGTAAGAGGGGCGGTAAGATGACCGAGACAATCTTTGAACCTGGAGAGCACATTGTGGGATTCTTCGTGCGAGCAGGTTACTGGCTCGACGCTATTCAGCTCATTACTAACCGACGACGATCTGCCCTGGTTGGTAAGACTGGCGGAGGTGACCCTCATGAGCTGATTCCTCCAACTGGATACAGGTTGGTTGGTATGCACGGTCATATGGTCAACTGGCTGTACGGTATTGGTGTTGTCTATGAGGCCATTCAGTAG